In Campylobacter vulpis, a genomic segment contains:
- a CDS encoding MATE family efflux transporter, translating to MSNFNLSPLRLFCKYAVPNVISVAFFSVYIIIDGIFVGQYLGSDSLAALGLVMPFVMISFALSDMIAIGSSVQISMKLALAKFKEANRILTAALALIFALNTLMAFLAYFISPLLISFLDTTPHIQALCEEVVLVFALFMPIIAPYFALDNYLRICGKTTHSMIVNIIVALSNIILDYLFIVVFGWGLFSAALASCIGFTLGTFLDIYPFFSQKLQLKFSTLYLSFKTLKNIIYNGSSEFFSNISASIFGIFANLILLHLAGAKAVATYSIILYIDNFITLLTLAMCEAMQPALSYHFAQKNLKYLKAILKTMLLFTLAFSVCVFALSMFYGEFLVGFFTQKNDADFLEFSTKALHIFSFVFLIAWFNILVGCLLTAFNQAHYSLILSLMSNLFAPLSLILILPYFMGLNGVWISPFLADCCVFFLSFYFLKKSLSTINKSPH from the coding sequence ATGTCAAATTTCAATCTTAGCCCTTTAAGGCTTTTTTGTAAATATGCCGTGCCTAATGTCATTAGCGTGGCTTTCTTTTCTGTTTATATTATTATTGATGGTATTTTTGTGGGGCAGTATCTAGGTAGTGATTCTCTTGCTGCACTTGGTTTAGTAATGCCTTTTGTGATGATAAGTTTTGCATTAAGCGATATGATAGCCATAGGCTCATCGGTGCAAATTTCGATGAAATTAGCCCTAGCTAAATTTAAAGAAGCTAACCGCATTTTAACCGCGGCCCTAGCTCTTATTTTCGCCCTTAATACCCTTATGGCTTTTTTAGCTTATTTTATATCGCCACTTTTAATTTCTTTTTTGGATACAACGCCACATATTCAGGCACTTTGCGAAGAAGTTGTCCTAGTTTTTGCCCTATTTATGCCCATTATTGCCCCTTATTTTGCCCTTGATAATTATTTAAGAATTTGTGGAAAAACAACACATTCTATGATAGTAAATATCATCGTAGCGCTAAGTAATATCATTTTGGATTATCTTTTTATCGTGGTTTTTGGTTGGGGTTTATTTTCTGCGGCACTGGCTAGTTGCATAGGTTTTACTCTTGGAACTTTTTTGGATATTTATCCTTTTTTTAGTCAAAAACTTCAATTGAAATTTTCTACCCTTTATCTTTCTTTTAAAACTTTAAAAAATATTATTTATAATGGAAGTAGCGAATTTTTTAGCAATATCTCCGCTTCGATTTTTGGTATCTTTGCCAATCTTATCCTCCTTCATCTAGCAGGTGCGAAAGCGGTGGCTACTTATTCTATCATACTTTATATTGATAATTTTATTACCCTATTAACCCTTGCGATGTGCGAGGCTATGCAACCAGCCTTAAGCTATCATTTTGCTCAAAAAAATCTTAAATACCTCAAAGCCATACTTAAAACTATGCTTCTTTTTACTCTTGCTTTTAGTGTTTGTGTTTTTGCTTTAAGTATGTTCTATGGGGAATTTCTAGTGGGATTTTTTACGCAAAAAAATGACGCAGATTTTTTGGAATTTAGCACTAAAGCCTTACATATTTTCTCTTTTGTTTTTCTCATTGCTTGGTTTAATATCCTTGTGGGCTGTTTGCTTACTGCTTTTAATCAAGCACATTATTCTCTTATTTTAAGCCTTATGAGTAATCTTTTCGCACCTCTTTCTCTTATCCTTATTCTACCTTATTTTATGGGCTTAAATGGGGTGTGGATTAGTCCATTTTTGGCTGATTGTTGCGTATTTTTCTTAAGCTTTTATTTTCTTAAAAAGAGTTTAAGCACAATCAACAAATCACCTCACTAA
- a CDS encoding YggS family pyridoxal phosphate-dependent enzyme, which translates to MNLEQLLEKTKNVRLVAASKYVNVDIIKEFYYKGISEFGENQVKALSEKKELLKDENLMIKWHFIGTLQSNKINLLIKQRPILWQSCNSLNLAKAVDKRLDYTLDTLLEINSAFEGSKSGIEPSRALEEYLQIKEECKNLNLQGVMCIGTHSDDEKAIQKSFETTYQIYEKLQKHDAKICSMGMSSDFELALKCGSNMLRLGSILFKSP; encoded by the coding sequence ATGAATTTAGAACAACTCTTAGAAAAAACAAAAAATGTCCGCCTTGTAGCAGCGAGTAAGTATGTCAATGTTGATATTATTAAAGAATTTTATTATAAGGGCATTAGTGAATTTGGTGAAAATCAAGTCAAGGCTTTAAGCGAAAAAAAAGAGCTTTTAAAAGATGAAAATTTAATGATAAAATGGCATTTCATCGGCACTTTACAAAGCAATAAAATCAATCTTCTCATCAAGCAACGCCCCATTTTATGGCAAAGTTGCAATTCTTTAAATCTCGCTAAGGCTGTTGATAAAAGGCTTGATTACACGCTTGATACTTTGCTTGAGATTAATAGTGCCTTTGAGGGAAGTAAAAGTGGAATTGAGCCTAGTAGAGCTTTAGAGGAATATTTACAAATCAAAGAAGAATGTAAAAATTTAAATCTTCAAGGTGTGATGTGTATAGGAACGCATAGCGATGATGAAAAGGCGATACAAAAGAGCTTTGAAACGACTTATCAAATTTATGAAAAATTACAAAAACACGACGCAAAAATCTGTTCTATGGGTATGAGTAGTGATTTTGAGCTTGCTTTAAAATGTGGATCAAATATGCTAAGGCTTGGAAGCATACTCTTTAAAAGCCCTTAA
- the flaC gene encoding flagellin C, whose product MKINNSNAMQQNHYLNNAQKAQDKALENIAAVRAISGVDSANLAIADSLRSQSSTIDQGVANAYDAIGVLQIADASLTNISQSADRLSELSVRMNSGIMTDAQKNMLRGEATRVTESINDSFNNATFNGKNVFQTMEFVVGSGTEMTNLNSLSTEGLSIDNQESITSFTDQLANLRSEIGSGINALTSNINASVQNSINTKAAENNLLNNDMAKNVNDFNAAYLKENAAAFAAAQSNIMLQSKIASLLY is encoded by the coding sequence ATGAAAATTAACAATTCTAACGCAATGCAACAAAATCATTATTTAAATAATGCACAAAAAGCTCAGGATAAAGCTTTGGAAAATATAGCCGCGGTAAGAGCAATTAGTGGGGTTGATAGTGCAAATTTGGCGATTGCAGACTCCTTAAGGTCTCAATCAAGCACCATAGACCAAGGCGTGGCAAATGCTTATGATGCAATTGGGGTGTTGCAAATTGCCGATGCGAGTTTGACAAATATCTCTCAAAGTGCAGATAGGCTAAGTGAGCTTTCTGTAAGAATGAATAGTGGCATAATGACAGACGCACAAAAAAATATGCTAAGAGGCGAAGCGACACGCGTTACGGAGTCCATTAACGATTCTTTTAACAATGCAACTTTTAATGGCAAAAATGTCTTTCAAACTATGGAATTTGTGGTAGGAAGTGGAACAGAGATGACGAATTTAAATTCTCTAAGCACGGAAGGCTTAAGCATAGATAATCAAGAAAGCATTACAAGCTTTACAGACCAACTTGCAAATTTAAGAAGTGAGATAGGCTCGGGCATTAATGCCCTAACTTCTAACATTAATGCAAGTGTGCAAAATAGCATTAATACTAAAGCTGCGGAAAATAATTTGCTTAATAATGATATGGCGAAAAATGTTAATGATTTTAATGCGGCGTATCTGAAAGAAAATGCTGCCGCTTTTGCTGCTGCACAAAGTAATATTATGCTTCAATCTAAAATCGCTAGTCTTTTATACTAA
- a CDS encoding DUF4149 domain-containing protein yields MRAIHLFLLAAMIGVELILGVVVAPVVFYPQSLIGENVLSHFQSGLMMSDIFVKMGYVLLVVAFFNALYELVSFLKKEEKFQLRFSKLALSIIVLTLALFFVFYFTAYILEAQKMGESVIKTAEFQSMHEASEVVIKIIVCMQIFLYFLSFKIAKKD; encoded by the coding sequence ATGAGAGCGATTCATCTTTTTTTGTTAGCGGCTATGATAGGAGTGGAGCTTATTTTGGGTGTAGTAGTCGCACCTGTCGTTTTTTACCCACAAAGTTTAATTGGGGAAAATGTTTTAAGCCATTTTCAAAGTGGGCTTATGATGAGTGATATTTTTGTTAAAATGGGCTATGTGTTACTTGTTGTAGCATTTTTTAATGCCTTGTATGAGTTAGTTAGCTTTCTTAAAAAAGAGGAGAAATTTCAGCTAAGATTTTCCAAATTAGCTCTTTCTATCATTGTATTAACCCTTGCTTTGTTTTTTGTGTTTTATTTTACCGCTTACATTTTGGAGGCACAAAAAATGGGTGAAAGCGTTATTAAAACGGCGGAATTTCAAAGTATGCACGAGGCAAGTGAAGTGGTGATAAAAATCATCGTTTGTATGCAAATATTTTTGTATTTTTTAAGCTTTAAAATAGCTAAAAAAGACTAA
- the prfB gene encoding peptide chain release factor 2, with protein sequence MDNYEFSELLKSLEQKVKNIASIIKPDELRIKLSEIETKENDPNFWNDAKNAAALGKEKTKITTLLKAYENALNALNDASELFDMANNESDDETLKALFEDAPKLEDSITGLEISMLLSGENDNKNAIVSIHPGAGGTESNDWASMLYRMYLRFCEREGFKVETLDFQEGDEAGLKDVSFLVKGENAYGYLKAENGIHRLVRTSPFDSAGRRHTSFSSVMVSPELDDDIEIEIEEKDLRIDFYRASGAGGQHVNKTESAVRITHIPTNIVVQCQNDRSQHKNKATAFKMLRSRLYELELMKQEAAANSGEKSEMGWGHQIRSYVLFPYQQVKDTRSNEAFSNAEGILDGDIKKMIEGVLIAMKAQDKEAQ encoded by the coding sequence ATGGATAATTATGAATTTAGCGAACTTTTAAAAAGCCTTGAGCAAAAAGTTAAAAATATAGCCTCTATCATAAAGCCTGATGAGCTTAGGATAAAACTTAGTGAAATTGAGACGAAAGAAAATGACCCAAATTTTTGGAATGATGCTAAAAATGCTGCCGCTTTGGGTAAGGAAAAGACCAAAATCACAACTTTGCTTAAAGCTTATGAAAACGCCCTTAATGCCCTAAATGACGCGAGTGAGCTTTTTGATATGGCAAATAATGAAAGCGATGATGAAACGCTAAAGGCACTATTTGAAGACGCACCAAAGCTAGAAGACAGCATTACAGGTCTTGAAATTTCTATGCTTTTAAGTGGAGAAAATGATAATAAAAACGCCATTGTATCCATACATCCGGGTGCTGGTGGGACAGAGAGTAATGACTGGGCGAGTATGCTTTATAGAATGTATTTGCGTTTTTGTGAAAGAGAGGGCTTTAAGGTTGAAACCTTAGATTTTCAAGAAGGCGATGAAGCGGGGCTTAAAGATGTGAGTTTTTTAGTCAAGGGTGAAAATGCTTATGGGTATTTAAAGGCAGAAAATGGCATTCACCGCCTTGTGCGAACTTCACCTTTTGATAGTGCGGGGCGTAGGCATACGAGTTTTTCTAGTGTTATGGTGAGTCCTGAGCTTGATGATGATATTGAGATTGAGATTGAGGAGAAGGACTTGCGTATTGATTTTTACCGCGCAAGTGGAGCTGGGGGTCAGCATGTTAATAAAACTGAATCAGCCGTGCGTATCACACATATCCCTACCAACATAGTTGTGCAGTGCCAAAATGATAGAAGCCAACACAAAAACAAAGCCACAGCCTTTAAGATGCTCCGCTCAAGACTTTATGAGCTTGAGTTAATGAAACAAGAAGCGGCGGCAAATTCAGGGGAAAAAAGTGAAATGGGCTGGGGACATCAAATCCGCTCTTATGTGCTTTTCCCCTATCAGCAAGTAAAGGATACAAGAAGCAATGAGGCTTTTTCAAATGCAGAGGGAATTTTGGACGGAGATATTAAAAAAATGATAGAGGGCGTTTTAATCGCGATGAAAGCACAAGACAAGGAAGCACAATGA
- a CDS encoding SGNH/GDSL hydrolase family protein has translation MKNVVLLGGSNSVMQNGLQKGLKDALMSCGGGVEFHNFALGGSRSSQKIYALIANEKVIKEADLVIIETNLNEYDNFVYDLRFDILQRDFEILCKMLANLNKPILFILLPLYVNNDKFKITNNFNLLQIKKYNFHFIDMQRYYDQNNLNEFFAINDLFHQISPIMRLLGQNIALNLEKIDRCNLKCNYSVPKFLAVTLQDLFENINQLEKSVKSNSLFTEELYRLEGKIKLKFKKEFKNYTLVAFSVWNDDNSLGTFSSAIWTNKKTKIIKYCLSSFLMMYNLIENFVIDEESFLYFNANNQKQSENNLWIFLKDDCRNTLDCMQLANQILLVKPDENFTMDTHYDFQTLANLEVQIDEKYNFSHLIPDVVLFKEIIEEYNARMDPVKIAPFQAEIKNLKLELHQKKQNPIQTHLAHKLGRAIIENYRSFWGFLGLPFVLNYIAKKHKKKPAPLPCTENEKQILSYQLGLALINAHKAWYKGGYIWFIFKVLSLKKKFRR, from the coding sequence ATGAAGAATGTCGTTTTGTTGGGTGGGAGCAATAGCGTTATGCAAAATGGACTTCAAAAAGGACTTAAAGACGCCCTAATGTCCTGCGGGGGGGGGGTAGAATTCCATAATTTTGCCCTAGGTGGTTCTCGCAGTTCTCAAAAAATTTACGCTTTAATTGCAAATGAAAAAGTAATTAAAGAGGCTGATTTGGTTATCATAGAGACCAATTTAAATGAATATGATAACTTTGTTTATGATCTTCGTTTTGATATTTTGCAAAGAGATTTTGAAATTCTTTGCAAAATGTTGGCTAATTTGAACAAGCCTATACTTTTTATTTTACTCCCTCTCTATGTTAATAATGACAAATTTAAAATCACTAATAATTTCAATCTACTTCAAATTAAAAAATACAACTTTCATTTCATTGATATGCAAAGATATTATGATCAAAATAACTTAAATGAATTCTTTGCGATAAATGACTTATTTCATCAAATCAGTCCTATTATGAGATTGTTGGGGCAAAATATTGCTTTAAATTTGGAAAAGATTGATAGGTGTAATTTAAAATGCAATTATTCAGTCCCTAAATTTCTTGCCGTTACGCTACAAGATCTTTTTGAAAATATCAATCAATTAGAAAAAAGCGTCAAATCTAATTCTTTATTCACAGAAGAACTTTATAGACTTGAAGGAAAAATTAAACTTAAATTTAAAAAAGAATTTAAAAATTATACATTAGTAGCATTTAGCGTGTGGAATGATGATAATAGTTTAGGGACTTTTTCAAGTGCCATTTGGACAAATAAAAAGACTAAAATTATCAAATACTGCTTATCAAGTTTTTTGATGATGTATAATTTGATTGAAAATTTTGTTATTGATGAAGAGAGCTTTTTGTATTTTAATGCTAACAATCAAAAACAAAGTGAAAATAATTTGTGGATTTTTTTAAAAGATGATTGTCGAAATACTCTTGATTGTATGCAATTGGCAAATCAAATTCTCCTCGTAAAACCAGATGAAAATTTTACTATGGATACCCATTATGATTTTCAAACATTAGCAAATTTAGAAGTGCAAATCGATGAAAAATACAATTTCTCTCACCTTATCCCTGATGTGGTGCTTTTTAAAGAAATTATCGAGGAGTATAATGCTAGAATGGACCCAGTTAAAATCGCTCCTTTTCAAGCTGAAATCAAAAATTTAAAGCTTGAACTCCATCAAAAAAAGCAAAATCCTATACAAACGCACCTAGCTCACAAATTAGGTCGTGCTATCATAGAAAATTATCGAAGTTTTTGGGGATTTTTAGGACTTCCTTTTGTGTTAAATTATATTGCCAAAAAGCATAAAAAGAAGCCAGCACCTTTACCTTGCACAGAAAATGAAAAGCAAATTTTAAGCTATCAGTTAGGACTTGCCCTTATAAATGCACATAAAGCTTGGTATAAAGGGGGTTATATTTGGTTTATCTTTAAAGTTTTAAGTTTGAAAAAGAAATTTCGGCGTTAG
- the ychF gene encoding redox-regulated ATPase YchF produces MSLAVGIVGLPNVGKSTTFNALTKAQNAQSANYPFCTIEPNRAMVEVPDERLRELAKIVKPEKILHSLIEFVDIAGLVKGASKGEGLGNKFLSNIRETEVILHIVRCFDDENITHVEGGVDPIRDIEIINTELILADIEQLGKKIEKLNKEARANQKGAKESLELATSLLEHLNKGFSARSYKERESELYQNLIKELRLLSAKEVIYGANVDEEGINEDNQFVLALKEYAKKNNQEVIKLCAKIEEELVSLSDEEATEFLSSLGVKEGGLAQIIRTAFSKLGLISYFTAGEIEVRSWTIKRGYKAPKAASMIHNDFEKGFIKAEVISYEDFIQFRGENGAKEAGKLRLEGKDYIVCDGDVMHFRFNV; encoded by the coding sequence ATGAGTTTAGCAGTGGGTATAGTAGGCTTACCAAATGTTGGTAAATCTACGACCTTTAACGCTCTTACGAAAGCGCAAAATGCTCAAAGTGCAAATTATCCTTTTTGCACAATAGAGCCTAACCGTGCTATGGTTGAAGTGCCTGATGAGCGTTTGAGAGAGTTAGCAAAGATAGTAAAACCTGAGAAAATTCTTCATTCCCTCATAGAATTTGTTGATATAGCAGGACTTGTAAAAGGTGCTAGTAAGGGCGAGGGCTTGGGAAATAAATTTCTTTCAAATATACGCGAAACAGAAGTGATTTTACACATTGTGCGTTGTTTTGATGATGAAAATATCACGCATGTCGAGGGCGGGGTCGATCCTATTAGAGACATTGAGATTATCAATACTGAGCTGATTTTAGCTGATATAGAACAGCTTGGTAAAAAAATAGAGAAATTAAATAAGGAAGCAAGAGCAAATCAAAAGGGTGCAAAAGAAAGCTTGGAGCTTGCCACTTCTTTACTGGAACATTTAAATAAGGGCTTTAGTGCTAGGAGTTATAAGGAAAGAGAAAGTGAGCTTTATCAAAATTTAATTAAAGAATTAAGACTTTTGAGTGCCAAAGAAGTGATTTATGGTGCTAATGTCGATGAGGAGGGCATTAATGAGGATAATCAATTTGTCCTAGCTTTAAAAGAATATGCGAAGAAAAACAATCAAGAAGTCATAAAACTTTGTGCGAAGATAGAAGAAGAGCTTGTGAGCTTAAGTGATGAAGAGGCGACTGAATTTTTAAGCTCTTTGGGGGTAAAGGAGGGCGGTTTGGCGCAGATTATACGCACGGCTTTTTCTAAGTTGGGACTCATTAGCTATTTTACGGCTGGAGAGATTGAGGTGCGTTCTTGGACGATAAAAAGAGGCTATAAAGCACCTAAGGCGGCTAGTATGATTCATAATGATTTTGAAAAAGGTTTTATTAAAGCTGAAGTGATAAGTTATGAAGATTTTATTCAATTTAGAGGCGAAAATGGCGCCAAAGAGGCTGGAAAACTACGCCTTGAGGGTAAAGACTACATCGTTTGCGATGGTGATGTGATGCATTTTAGATTTAATGTGTGA
- a CDS encoding leucyl aminopeptidase has protein sequence MKIEFVEKDLNAVKADFELIFIEAKSRKQLNNYKDFFKLMNYKGEGVCLDSANKRLFVELKGLNYEDIRLAFFTAIKSLERLNIKSIKSQSVVGSCVVRSFACMAEGIGFANYEFNRYKSEKKPSTLERVLISKEEINAKKFSKEEALIGLNRGEILAKACHFTKDIVNEIPQIYTPLKMAEDAQDLAKIYKSIICKIYDEKFLEKEKMNAFLAVNRASAYPPRLIHLSYKGKNAKQKVVFVGKGLTYDSGGLSLKPADYMLTMKADKSGAAAAMGIIKAVAELNLELEVHCILGATENMIGGNAYKPDDVLISREGVSIEVRNTDAEGRLVLADCLSFAQDLKPDLLIDLATLTGACVVGLGEFTSGIMGNNENLKNEFYEVSQKSGEYACVLHFNPHLGELIKSKIADISNTSSSRYGGAITAGLFLDKFIREEYKDKWLHLDIAGPAYLEKAWCYHSYGASAAGVRMCVNFLIHLLRKNK, from the coding sequence ATGAAAATAGAATTTGTAGAAAAAGATTTAAATGCAGTTAAAGCGGATTTTGAGCTGATTTTTATCGAAGCGAAAAGTCGAAAGCAATTAAATAATTATAAAGATTTTTTTAAATTAATGAATTATAAGGGTGAAGGGGTTTGTTTAGATAGTGCAAATAAAAGACTTTTTGTTGAGCTTAAAGGCTTAAATTATGAGGACATTAGACTGGCTTTTTTTACTGCGATTAAAAGTCTTGAAAGGCTTAATATCAAAAGCATTAAAAGCCAAAGTGTGGTTGGTTCTTGCGTAGTAAGAAGTTTTGCTTGTATGGCGGAGGGCATTGGGTTTGCAAATTATGAATTTAATCGTTATAAAAGCGAAAAAAAGCCTAGCACTTTAGAGCGTGTTTTAATTTCTAAAGAGGAAATAAACGCTAAGAAATTTAGCAAGGAGGAAGCTTTAATAGGACTTAATAGAGGGGAAATTTTAGCAAAAGCTTGTCATTTTACAAAAGATATTGTTAATGAAATTCCTCAAATCTATACTCCGCTTAAAATGGCTGAAGATGCACAAGATTTAGCAAAAATTTATAAAAGCATCATTTGTAAAATTTATGATGAAAAATTTTTGGAAAAAGAAAAAATGAACGCTTTTTTGGCGGTTAATCGCGCTTCTGCTTACCCTCCACGCCTTATCCACTTAAGCTATAAGGGTAAAAATGCAAAGCAAAAAGTTGTTTTTGTCGGTAAAGGGCTGACTTATGATAGTGGTGGGCTTAGTTTAAAACCTGCTGATTATATGCTAACAATGAAAGCGGATAAAAGTGGTGCAGCTGCTGCTATGGGGATTATAAAGGCTGTGGCGGAGTTAAATTTGGAGCTTGAAGTGCATTGTATTTTGGGGGCGACTGAAAATATGATAGGTGGTAATGCCTATAAGCCCGATGATGTGCTGATTTCTAGAGAAGGCGTAAGCATTGAAGTGCGAAACACGGACGCTGAAGGGCGTTTGGTTTTAGCCGATTGTCTTTCTTTTGCACAGGATTTAAAACCTGATTTACTTATCGATTTGGCAACTTTAACGGGTGCTTGCGTGGTGGGACTTGGCGAATTTACAAGTGGCATTATGGGAAATAATGAAAATTTGAAAAATGAATTTTATGAAGTGAGTCAAAAAAGTGGCGAATATGCTTGCGTTTTACACTTTAATCCACATTTAGGAGAACTCATTAAATCTAAAATTGCCGATATAAGTAACACAAGTTCAAGCCGTTATGGTGGAGCGATTACTGCGGGATTATTTTTAGATAAATTTATCCGCGAAGAGTATAAGGACAAATGGCTACATCTTGACATTGCTGGACCTGCTTATTTGGAAAAAGCTTGGTGTTATCACAGCTATGGAGCGAGTGCAGCAGGGGTAAGAATGTGTGTGAATTTCTTAATCCATCTTTTAAGGAAGAATAAATGA
- a CDS encoding DedA family protein, with translation MKNDFSLEEFIIGIWNEHVETWGYVILFCWSILEGELGLIFAGLAAHDGKMSVALAIFVAGLGGFVGDQIYFYIGRYNKSYIQKKLHSQRRKFAVAHLLLQKFGWPIIFIQRYMYGFRTIIPMSIGITRYSAKKFALINLISAWVWAAITILLAWYFGDLIQSFLKWAKEHWYLAALLIVSFLSLLLFGFKQMEKAILKKKERKK, from the coding sequence ATGAAAAACGATTTTTCTTTAGAAGAATTTATCATTGGCATTTGGAATGAGCATGTGGAAACTTGGGGTTATGTAATCCTTTTTTGTTGGAGCATTTTGGAGGGTGAGTTAGGGCTCATTTTTGCGGGACTTGCTGCACACGATGGCAAAATGAGTGTGGCTTTAGCTATTTTTGTGGCAGGACTTGGTGGCTTTGTGGGGGATCAAATTTATTTTTATATAGGGCGTTATAATAAAAGCTATATTCAAAAAAAGCTTCATTCCCAAAGACGCAAATTTGCTGTGGCCCATTTGCTTTTGCAAAAATTTGGTTGGCCTATTATTTTTATCCAGCGTTATATGTATGGTTTTCGCACTATTATACCGATGAGTATAGGGATTACGCGTTATAGTGCGAAAAAATTTGCCCTTATTAATCTCATTAGTGCTTGGGTATGGGCGGCGATAACCATACTTTTAGCGTGGTATTTTGGCGATTTGATTCAAAGCTTTTTAAAATGGGCTAAGGAGCATTGGTATTTAGCTGCTTTACTTATTGTAAGTTTCTTATCTCTCTTACTTTTTGGTTTTAAACAAATGGAAAAAGCGATTTTAAAGAAAAAGGAAAGAAAAAAATGA
- the apt gene encoding adenine phosphoribosyltransferase: MKELNQKERDFLIQSIRVIPNFPKEGIIFRDITTLLNDTKALDFLLKHLEDRYKDMNLDFIVGTESRGFIFASMICARLNLPFVPIRKPGKLPFKTFSCSYDLEYGSDTIEIHQDAFRGVEKAKVLLVDDLIATGGTALASYELIKKAGGVCVESCFLINLKDLKGWEKLNAFCPVYSVLEF; the protein is encoded by the coding sequence ATGAAAGAACTTAATCAAAAAGAAAGAGATTTTCTTATTCAAAGCATTAGAGTTATCCCAAATTTTCCAAAAGAAGGAATTATATTTAGAGATATTACGACACTTCTTAACGATACAAAGGCACTTGACTTTTTACTTAAGCATTTAGAAGATAGATATAAGGATATGAATTTAGACTTTATTGTTGGGACGGAGAGTAGAGGCTTTATCTTTGCATCTATGATTTGTGCGAGGCTCAATTTGCCTTTTGTGCCAATCAGAAAGCCTGGCAAACTTCCTTTCAAAACTTTTAGCTGCTCTTACGATTTAGAATATGGCAGTGATACCATTGAAATTCATCAAGATGCCTTTAGAGGTGTGGAAAAAGCTAAAGTTTTGCTAGTAGATGATTTAATCGCCACAGGAGGCACGGCTTTAGCTTCTTATGAGCTTATTAAAAAAGCTGGAGGTGTATGTGTGGAATCTTGCTTTTTGATTAATTTAAAAGATTTGAAGGGCTGGGAGAAACTTAATGCTTTTTGTCCCGTTTATAGCGTTTTAGAATTTTAG
- the rpiB gene encoding ribose 5-phosphate isomerase B — translation MLKERLYIASDHAGYELKTKLCTFFKEARIPFIDLGTNDEKSCDYPDFAHLLASKIDEKSFGILICGSGIGISIAANRHKNIRCALCGESLSAKLARKHNDANVLAFGGRLVGFDLAVDMVENFIKTPFDEGRHTKRIQKIEVD, via the coding sequence ATGTTAAAAGAACGCCTTTATATAGCAAGTGATCATGCGGGATATGAGCTTAAAACTAAACTTTGCACTTTTTTTAAAGAGGCACGAATTCCTTTTATCGACCTTGGAACAAACGATGAAAAAAGTTGTGATTATCCAGATTTTGCCCATTTGCTTGCTAGTAAAATCGATGAAAAAAGTTTTGGAATTTTAATTTGTGGTTCTGGCATAGGAATTTCCATAGCAGCAAATAGACACAAAAATATACGCTGTGCCTTATGCGGTGAGAGTTTAAGTGCAAAATTAGCTAGAAAGCATAATGATGCAAATGTTTTAGCTTTTGGAGGGCGTCTTGTGGGATTTGATTTGGCTGTGGATATGGTTGAAAATTTTATCAAAACGCCTTTTGATGAAGGAAGACATACGAAAAGAATTCAAAAAATTGAGGTAGATTAA